The nucleotide window aaattccaaaatctaaccctaatacaaacaatactataacatatgttattaaaccctaaaccaaagacTTTTCGGAGTCTTCCAGAccctataatcaaataactaagcaaaaaaaaaaaaacacttcttTAAATTTCAAAGAAActtgtggaagcaccgtagcctattcgttaaggtttaaagacttctacgcccaggtctggggttcgaaccccagactatgcaatttcttgcagattacaggaaatccaagTTTCAAGTCCTGGAGAAGAGCGATTTATTAATGCAGACTACAAAAAGAAAGATTTACAAGGAAatttcaacatggtgcaagtaaatctggtcatgaatggatcttcataggacggctcagatgatgcagttaggcgtagatcttcataaggcaggtagtattgtcggttatcgatttgtctatgtaatctttctcataaaCGTTatgtcataataaatcagcgttaaaaaaaaattaaaagaaacttagaaaatgtttaaaacaAGTTGATAGTCATTAAACACATATAAGTCAAACTAAAAACagttaaaaatataagatttcaaaatttaacCCAAAAATACCAACAATACTATAATATACgttacgaaaccctaaaccaaaggctatcatgactcaatctacattcactcatctatgttaaaaataattcaaatttagtaaaactaaatttccatcatttagaaatgtttattaatacatgattttgattttttatctttcaaaatatttttcataaaattttttAACTACTTTTAAGATCTAATACATGAGAAGACTTCCTCTAGAAGACTTCTGGAAGACTTTGATTTAGGCGGGAAAcctaaaattttctaaaatttagatGGGAACActaaattctactaaaatttaggTGAGATATGTTGTGAGTCTTCCAGACCCTATAATCAAATAGCTAAGCAAAAATACtttattaaacttttaagatatttagaaagtgtttaaatcaagttattagaTAGTCACTAAAGACATACatgtcaaattaaaaaaaaaaaaagatttcaaaatctaaccGTAAAATTACTAACAATACTATAAgatatgttaccaaaccctaaaccaatgaCTATCATGAGTTAATCTACATTCACTCATCTAcgttgaaaataattcaattttagtaaagctaaatttacatcatttagaaatgtttattattacatgatttcaatttttttcccttcaaaatatttttaataaaaaatttaaattattttaaagatatattGAACGAAAAGACttacaaagaacaaagaaattTTTTCATGTGGAAGGTTATAATGGTAAAACTCAatacatgttttttgtttggtcataaggaggttgttgtaatttcactagctttttgggttacttttgcatttgactgaattTAAAGTACACTGTTgtattcaaaatcaagttttgagttattttgacaatttcatcaatatataattGAAAGGATTAAAATaacagaatcccctagacactatttgagaagtgatttaATGCATGTTCTttctatgttaaaaataattcaaatttagtaaaactaaattttcatcatttagaaatgtttattaatacatgatttcgattttttctctttcaaaatatttttcataaaatttattaactacTTTTAAGATCTAATACATGAGAAGACTTCGTCTAGAAGACTTCGTCTAGAAGACTTCGTCTAGAAGACTTCGTCTAGAAGACTTCTGGAAGACTTTGATTTAGGCGGGAAAcctaaaattttctaaaatttatatggGAACActaaattctactaaaatttaggTGGGATATGTTAGAAGACTTTTTGGGAAGTCTTCTGTGAGTCTTCCAGATcctataatcaaataactaagcaaaaatactttattaaacttttaagatatttagaaagtgtttaaatcaagttttgagttatttttgacaatttcatcaatatataattgaaaggattaaaataacaaaatttcctATACActatttgagaagtgatttgATGCATGTTCTTTCTACAACCACACTTTCACAGAAACTGTGACATGACTACTAAAATTGATGACATGTAATATGCTAAATATGACATGGACAATTACATGTAgtattgattaatatttttggtaaatgttttagaatATGGTAGTAGCTAatacattacatttaatgttgatttatattcttggtaaactttttaaaatatatagtaataactcatatatcatcattaaaataaatttattcaaatattacattacaaactttaaaatattatttaattctatATTTTATAACCATACAATTTTtactaataaaattttcaaaaatttctacaattttataaaaaaaaatttataaatttttagtcataatatcattattttcttttatatatctacaaattttataaatactgtttagttttaatatttgataattataaaaaaatttatatcaaatttaattaatattatacaaactgatttaatatatttaaccaaaagaaatagataaaaatctatctaacattaaaatgtgtatatattttaatataatttaaaataaaaaatattttctcttaattttatttttaattaaatcaaatttatattaaaatattggtaaaaaatttataaaacctataatattagtaaaattttattgcTGTACATGGTATAGAAAAACACCtagtttataatatatttgaacagtgaaacttaaaatataaagttaatttGAAGTATGGAAACTCCTAATACAATGGACTAGCGttaagaaaaataaagtgaATACTTTTTTCCTTACTGTATATTACAGCTTTTTAACTAACAACTTTTTATGCATTTTATGGAAATGTGATAAgcataaatcttttttttttttgaaaaggaacATAAATCCAAGgtaagaggaaaaaaaaagaagcaaaaataGATTTCCAAGTTTCCAAGTTTgtcagaaaataaaaatacatttcatCATCCACTATTAGTTATCTACGTGTCAGGTCATGATTTGTGGAATGCTTTTAAAATTTAGCTTACTATATTTTTCTTGAATagcaaaaatagaaaaaaccAATAGAATTCGAGGTAATTCACTGTTTCCAAATTTTCTGAAATCCAAACTTGTACATTCTGTGTTTTGATCGATGGAGAAGAGAGACCTTTTTTCACAGATGATTGCAGGAGAAATGATAAAGTGTCTCTGCAtttagagaaagagagagagagagggagggaaaggatttgttttatttttgtgttcttGGGAGAGAAGAAAAGATGGAGAGTTTCAGTGAAACGGATCACGAGGAGGTGGCGGCGAAGATGACGTCGGAGGTGGGCGAGAATTTTGAGGATGAAGGGTTGGTTTCGAACTCGACATTGGAGAAAGTTGCTGCAGCGAAGAAGTATATAGAGGACCATTACAACAAACGCATGAGACACATCCAGCAACGTAAAGAAAGGTGGAACCTTGTTTTTCGCACACCATCTGTTCGTTTATATTCCTAAGAGCTGTATGAACGTTTGCTTCGTTTTGATTTGCAGGCGTTTGGTGCTAGAACAAAAGATAGCATCTTTAGATGTATCAGAGAAAGAACAACTCGAGTTGCTTGAGGATTTGCAGAGGAAAGAGACTGAGTATACTAGGTTGATGAGGAACAGGCTCTGCGTTGATGATTTTGATCTTCTCAGTATTATTGGTAGAGGAGCTTTCGGCGAGGTTAGTCTCTTTGAACACTTGTAGTTGTAGCATTAGACCcactttaattgtttttttttttttggtaaatgtggGATCTTTCTTAGGTAAGGCTATGCCGTGAGAAAAAGACTGGCAACATTTACGCcatgaagaagctgaagaagtcTGAAATGCTTAGTAGGGGGCAAGTGAGTCTTACGAATGATCTCATTTTACTCTCTTTGCTTTTATATATAAGCATACAAGTCTAAGATACCCTTTTGGTTGATCCTTCTAAATAGGTTGAGCATGTTAGATCTGAGAGGAACTTGCTAGCAGAAGTTGCTAGTGACTGTATTGTGAAGCTTTACTATTCGTTCCAAGATCCAGAATACTTGTACCTTATCATGGAGTATTTGTCCGGTGGTGATGTGATGACTTTGCTTATGAGGGAAGAGACTTTGACTGAGACCGTCGCTCGGTTTTACATTGCACAAAGTATTTTGGCTATTGAGTCCATACATAAACATAACTATGTTCACAGGTTGGTTCCGGCTCTCATTAAGATAAATGCAGCGTTAAACTGGATATGCATATTGAAGGTAGATCTTTTGTAGGGATATAAAACCAGACAATCTTCTGTTGGACAAGCATGGTCATATGAAGCTGTCAGATTTTGGTCTTTGTAAGCCTCTCGATTGTAGAAACATTTCGGCCATGAACGTAAATGAGCCTTTGAATGATGAGAATACAAATGAATCAATCGATGATGATGAGAACTGCTCAATAGGACGCCGTGGAAGGCGTTGGAAGAGCCCATTGGAACAGCTGCAGCATTGGCAGATAAACAGAAGAAAACTGGTATAGAACCGAACTCTGTTTATGATAGTAGTCTTTTACTCATATCACATTTGGGGAGTGCCTTAAACTGCTTCTTTGGATTTTGCCTGCTCTTGTTTTGAAACAGGCATATTCAACTGTTGGTACCCCTGATTATATTGCTCCTGAAGTGTTGCTGAAGAAGGGATATGGTGTAGAGTGTGACTGGTGGGTCACTGAGAATATCTTTTAGATTATTCTCCGTAGAACTGTGCCTCTTATTATCTGTTCTTTCTGTTTCATAACTTAAGGAGCATCTACTAGTTGATCTGACATGTTTCTAACTCCTTTCATCGACCCATACACATTTCATTTAATTGCAGGTGGTCTTTGGGAGCCATTATGTATGAGATGCTCGTTGGTTATCCCCCATTCTACTCAGATGACCCCGTGACAACATGTAGAAAGGTCTCTTTGCTACTATATTACAGTAATTTTCACTTTTTTCTTTAAGAAGGATCCTATTGATGCTGAGATAGTTATAAATGGAGGACGTGTTGAACATTTCCAAGTTGCTTTGCTGTATTACTGTCAGGATCTTCGcacaatttatttttatcttcgAATACATAAATTGACATTTCTGTGCATTTTCCCAATGTTTTGCATAATGTGCTTTTAGATCGTGAGCTGGAGAACTCAACTTGTATTCCCAGATGATGCAAGGTTGACACCTGAGGCACGAGATCTCATTTGCAGCTTGCTTTGCGATTCTGATCATAGGCTTGGTTCTCATGGAGCCGGAGCTGAGCAAATCAAagtatgtaaatatattttaaacaaacaTTGTTTGTTCTTCTCTTGTCTGTCACATCCATATCTTGACAAAACAAGACACATCATCTAGGCTCATCCTTGGTTCAAAGATGTGGAATGGGAAAAGCTATATGAGATGGATGCAGCTTTCAAGCCAGTAGTCAATGGAGAGCTTGATACCCAGAATTTCATGAAATTCGATGAGGTAAAAAAAGAACTACCATCTCAGGGATTATCAAGTTCTTATTATCTCTTTTAACTGAGGCATCAATATCATCTTCTGGTTCTTCCTTAGGTGGATTGTCCAAAACCAACAAGAACAGGATCTGGACCTTCATGGAAGGTACCCACAATTCTTAAGGAAAATCGTATCTTCTTATTGCTCTCTACTTACCAGACCTTGTCCTGTGATCGTAGGTGAGCATAACCCCTCAAAATATCAATTTTGTGGGATATACATACAGAAACTTTGACGCTGTCCGTAGCTCTCGCCATTCTTTAGGTGCTAactcttcttctttgttttctgATTAACACCATTTATCTTGCGCACTGTCGAGCTACGCATCTCATAGTTTCTTGAATGCAGATATCAAAGGAAGCCTTTCGCCACCACGCTCATCAACTGACTCCACCCGAAGTAAGCCTTGTtattattggaaaatatggTTTTGACTAAGTTTCCATGCCTTAACTTCATTTTAAATCTCAGGTGACTCTGCCATTGATTACGCACTACTCTCTACCGTTGATGCTTCACAACAATGACTCAATCTaagtcatcatcttcttcttcttctacaaaACATTCCTCTGCAACTTTTGTGTGTTTCTTGATCCATTGAACTTTATTTTCTTTGGCAATGTACAGTCAATAATTGCTTGCAATTGCATAGGGAAGAGAAGATCCTGAGGAATCTTTCTCTTTCAGCAGCTTCTGTTTTgccttttgtttttatttcgtGGCGATTTATTTTATATGCCCAGAAATGGCCGTTCATGTATTTTTCTTGTACGGCCGTTTTCCTTGTGGCAGTTTCTTTCCCGCCATTGTGTTTACTGTTATTGTTAGCAATATCCAAACACCAGTTTGATCATCTtcctttctgtttttttttttttttgaacttaatcttcctttctgtttttgtttgtaaataTTGTTAGCTCTTGCCtcttgttaataaatttatcaattcaTTTAACAGGATAACATATTTGTTTAAACTTCTAtagaattaaattatatttgctaagaatatatatattttatatttaaatatatatataaattataataagttgtggattttattttatttaaaatatgttaaactAGAAAAATTAGTTTGTTAATTTACTTAATGAACAGGATAAAtgtaattaaaatttcattaattaattatcaacaataaaaattcatttgattatattgttttagttttataccaaaattcagaaatataaataaaaatagtcaTCACTATATTTCAAAAAACTTGGCAAAAAAGGTctaaagaaaatttaatataataagtGATGTAAAAGTTATAAgttattatcatatttaaattttttgccaaaaatataaactttttaaaGTAAATTATACATATTCTAATTAATTGATGCCATGTCACAATTTCTTAAAACCATATTATTCTTTTGGTGGTCATGACACATAAACAATgaatgttttaagaaaattaattactttgtttgtttttcctGGCCCATTGTGGATACTTACTTATATTTGCTCTTTTCAATGCTTCTAATTAAAACTTGAATAATCACACTTGTCAACTGTAAAGGTAGTAAAATCAATCATACAAATAATGTAATCAGTAAATTAGCTTATATAAGTTCACTGTCTAATGTTCTATCAAAACAACACTAATCTAGTGATTAATTATTTTGTGAACAGAATTCGTCGACGAAAAGCCAGAGGAGGCCGGCCCATATAATAGTTTGCTTGGAGGGAGCCGGCTCGGCTCGTAATGTTTACAAACTTACCCTTACTCTCACCAAGGAAGGGCCACGTATACCTGAGGAGATATTCGTAATTTCGATTTCATCGCCGATGCTGCAACGAAACAAAGGCCCTTGGTTTGGTTCCGCTACGATCGATCCCGTCCTCTCATGGCAACCACGTTGCTTAATTTCAGACGTTCGAGCTCTTTACGTAACGATCTAATCCTCCTCAACCCCTCTGGTTTTTGATTCCTGAGGTATGTTTTCGTTTCTTCCATCTTTTAATTCTGAGATAATTAGGGCTCAATTGAAGATTCATTCTCCTTTTAGTTCTAATTTGCTACTTAAGAGTTCTAATTTTCATAAGTACTAGGCCAATGCAGAGTAGCTGTAATTTAAGTTAATTCAAGAGATCTTTTACTATTGATTATTTTCATGTTCAAATTCTACATGAAAAGGCTTATGGCGTTTACTTGATGTTTATGTTCAATTGCAGGTGcatcttaaattaattatttgagAGCTGAGAATAATTGTAGCATTTATGTGCTACAGCTTGTCATACGCCACTGTGTATTTTAGTTTTACATAACACTTTCGAGAATGTCAGCACCTGGGAAGTTTGATTATTCTTCCGCTGCGCCTCTATACAGATCTAACTTTGCCGCGCAGATGGAAAGATCAAGTAGCTTTCCTGAACGTCCTGCCCCATCATCTCATCCAAACATGTTGAGAGGCACTTCACCACTAGCGCAAACCGATGTTACAAATTTCTTCCAGTGTTTGCGTTTTGATCCTAAGGTGGTTGCCGCGGATCACAAGTCTATTCGTCAAGGTGACTTTAAGCGGCATGTTAATTTTGCTCTTGGAATACAAGGAGACGAGTCTCCTAGTACTGCATTGAAAGGGAAGTTAATTCCAGAAGAGATCAAAAGACTAAAGGCTAGTCTGCGCGAAAACAATGTCAAGGCCAGGTAGTTTAGCCACCACACAAGATAGTTAGTTGTGTTTGAAGTTACTCTTTTGGCTAACTTTTACCCTTTTGGTCGCAGGGAGCGGGTAAAAATTTTCAACGAAGCTTCTTCTGTATTTAACAAGTTTTTCCCAAGTGTTCCTACAAAGAAGAGGTCTCGACCAGAAGGTTTCTCTGGTGATCGCTTGGCATCAGGATCAGGGCTAAGCAAAATGGGCATTCAAGGTCAGACCCTCCTGGCTGGTGGTTTTGAGCTTGACCAGCAAATGTTGGATGAACGACCTAAAAGTGGTGTTCCAAATAAGCGAACACGTACTTCCATGGTAATTCCTGGCAAAACTTCATTTAATGTATTACCCGTATGGAGTTGTTTTAGTTGATATCTTGTTTCGTCCTTGAACAAGTAACCCTCATATGCTATATTGCACTTCTCTGTCCGCATTTTATGCATGCTTCTGGTTACTGGGAAGGTGGATAGTTTGAACAAGTTTTGGTGAAAAAAATGGATACTGGTAACAAATGGTAGCTTTGGATAAAGTATAGAAACTCGTTACTTGAAGCAATTTGCTACCAGAAgtagtaattttatttatttcgaaTTGCATGAAAATTTGAAGTGTTGATTTATATTATAGCAGTGGCCTTCCTATATTTAATAGGTTCTCACTTATCATAGTACTATTATGAGCTGAATTTATTTGATATGAAActgtttgaaaattttgatagaagtttataaaatttgcatttaatgttattttctaaattacaaGTCCATCACTATTGCTTCTGAAAAACCTTagatctttttattttgttgtgcAGATGGATGTTCGAAGCAATTCTGTTGTTCGACAGTCAGCTGCTGCTGTAGACAGAGATAAAGACATAATGCGGCTGGCTAATCATAATGCAGTTCAGGGTGAAGAACGAACTTCACTTGGTATTGATGGTTGGGAAAAGtcaaagatgaagaaaaaacGCTCCTGTATTAAAACGGACTGTCATCCGAACCTGGCTTCAAGTAAAGTGGTTGATGGTTATCGAGACTTGAAGCAGAGCACTCAACAGAAGTCAATGGGTGACTCCCGGACGAGATTGAATGGTGACTCGAACATGTTAAGGTATGACCTATTGACCTGTTGCGTGTACATGATAGCTTTTTGGTGCAGTCAACATACATTGCCCAGTGCTGTTACTTACTATCCTTTTTATTGATTGTTGCCATGTTCTTAGAGGTATGTTCTCCGATTTACGCTGCTTAGATGTACTTAGCTAGCTTCGGTTAATTGCTCTTCACTGTCTCCTTAGTTGCACTTGCACTATTTTATCTGAACTTATGGAAGTATGTACTGGATTGATAAGTTTTAAGCCATAAAATACTTCTTTATCTTGGAGATGCATGAATGTGAGGTGTATACTTCCGCTAACTATATCTCCCTTGGTTTTACGTTGACAATTTTACCCGTGTTTTTTTTGACTGAAGAAATGACCTTGATGCAGATGATTTAATCCATTGAAGTGGGGAAGATTATGGTTTCAAGGGTTCAAATTATGCTGGGATCCTTTTATTTGATATAACTGATCACTTTGTTGTGTTTTACTTCTTTATTTTCTCACCTCCTGTCGATCAGCTGGATTCTGTTTACTTCAACGGTTATTCTATATGTTAAAGTCTcctgtttaatatttttgtaggcaAGTGGCTGGTAATGGAGCTACTGAATATGGTAGATCTGATAACCTCTCTCAGCAGGCAAGCTTGGCTGGGTATTCCCCACTGTCAAGGGGCGATTCTGATCATAATTCTTTGTACCTTGAGAAGAGAGAACGCTCCATAGGTTCAGATAAGGAAAGGGTGAATCTAAGAGCTGTCAACAAGTATGTGTTATATCCGTAGTCACACATTTTGAATCTTTTTAATCATTTACATCCATGAATCACATGGACCTTGattataaaatttcaatttacCATATCATCTCTCTGATGTTTTAGCTACTATTGTTTCTGCTCATTGTTCTGTGTACTTATTACTCTATTGGGTTCTTTGAAGGTCCAATATTCACGATGAATTCAATTCCTCAAGTCTGGTTTCAAACACAAAACCAAATGCTTCAGTTCGCGGGCCTAGAACAGGAACAGGGCTACCTCCGAAACTGTCTCCAGGACTCCATAACACTCCTCCGTCCCCAAGTGACTGGGATATCTCTGGCTGTACAAATAAGCCTCCACCCGTGTCAGGGGTTACACATCGGAAGCGTATGACATCTAATCGGTCTTCGTCACCACCTGTCACTCAATGGGCCAGTCAGAGACCGCAAAAGATATCCCGTACAGCAAGAAGGACGAGTTTAGTTCCCATTGTTTCTAATAAGGACGAGACCTACTTAGATAATATATCAGATGCTGGTTGTAGTGACACTGGGTTTGAATTCTATAAACGCTCGCCAGCTGCTTCTCCTCAATTGAAAATAAGAGGTGAAAGCAGCTTCTCCACAGCAGCTTTTTCAGAAAGTGAAGAATCTGGTCCCCCTGAGATCAAGTCTAAAGACAAGGGGAAACAGTTTGATGAGGTTGATGGGAAAGCTGCACATAATATTCCTAAAGTGTCTATCCCTGCTTTACAATCAAGAAAAGGTAACAAGCGTGCTTCTGGTGAAGAGATTGGGGATGGTGTGAGAAGGCAAGGAAGGACGGGCCGTGGCGGCTTTTCTTCCACAAGATCTCTCAACCCAGTGGGAGTAGAGAAACTTAAGAATGTTGGAACAACGAAACAGCTTCGCAGTGCAAGAACTATCTTGCACAAGAGTGAAAGGTAGAGATCATTCCTATTTTAACCATAGCCTCTAATTTTCTTTCTTctgtgtttgaatttttttcgaCTCCATGATGTTTATCTCATATATTTCTTCGTGAATTCTGTGCAGTAAGGTGGGCCGTCCACCCACTAGGAAACTATCTGATCGCAAGGCTTACAGTCGTCAGAGAGCTACGGCAACAAATGCTTCACCACTTGATTTTTATGGTAAAACAAGTTCAGTTTTAAAAAATGTGCTCGCTTGTCTCCTTTATTTATGGATTACTTACGTTTCTTAGCCGGTTCAGATGATGGTCATGAGGAGCTACAAGCGGCTGTTAACTCAGCCGTaaattttggtaaaatattgtttattcGTTCACTTTTAGGTTGTATACTCAACTTTTGTTTCTGGATTGAATTGTCTTGTCATTGATGCAGCTCAAAATTTTCCCAACTCTTTCTGGAAGCAAATGGACCGCTACTTTTGCTTTATATCCGACGATCATATTAACTTTATGAAGCACCAGGTGAAACCTTTTACTTCATTCTCAGATCTTATTGTTAAGGATATTTGACAGATATATCTCTATTGAGTTATAAGTATTTACACCTGACGTCCTGAACTAATACTGTAATAGTCTAGTTATCTTTCTGGCTTAAGTATAGTTGCTTAGAAATGTGCTACAAGGGAAATTAATGTTTGGATTATACATGGAAATAAGTACCAATAATTTCACTATGCTTGCTCCTTATGATTTATGGTCCCGTATTTATCTGCACCCCATTAACGTAAAGGTAAGggaatcccaaaaaaaaaagtaaaaagaaacGGTGTGAAGTGTCTGTTGGACTTGTTAATGGGAGCAACAAGCATGTAAACTTCAACACATTTTAGATGGTTAATAATGGGCTGCTTTTTCATCCATTTGCAGGGAGAACTCTTCTCCATGGGTCCTTCACCTGTGCTGACACCCCCTGACTTTGATAGCCGTGATTTATATCCTGAGGAACTTGCAACTCGCACTGTCGATTCTAAGGCTTCTCCACTATACCATAGATTGCTATCAGCTTTGATTTCTGAGGACTCGATGAGTGTTAATGAAGATCTCCAAGTTGATGAGTTTGGGGCCATGCATGATCTTGATGACCACTCAGAATTCAGTGTTCTGATGAATAATGGGTTTAGAAACCATGAATGGCTGGAACATGATGAATCAGAGGATGCAATTCTGTTCAAGGGCGTTAATAACTCGGCCTACCACTGCAATGACAAATTTTCAGAGCATTCACCCATTGACTTCTCAAACATTCCTTATGATAAATTGGGGATAGATGAAAAGATTTATCTGGAAGCTCAGTCTATTGGAATATCCTTAGAACCAATGGTATGCAGTCTAGTATCATAGTTATTGAGAAACTTGTTACTGCTATATACTTTTTTGCTGAAGTTTCTTGATATGATGTTCTTGTGTGTTTCTTACAGCCTAGTATCTCAAACGTGGAGGATGAAGGAATCGTTGACGAAATAAAAAAGTTGGAGGAGGCTATCTGCAAGGAGGTCTCTTTCTCATCAAATACTGTAATATTGATTGATTATGGTTTTCTTGTCTGCCTTGCGGGTTTATTTAAGAACTTTATGTGGATTCTGACTTCTCATAAGCAACCCTTGTAAAAGGCCAAAAGCAATATTTGTATGTCCCATGTTTACTTTCTCCAGAGAAAAACACCGTTTGATGGCGTCTCTATGTTATTTTCACAGGGTTttaagaagaaagagatggtTGATAGGCTATTAAAGCCTGCCTTAGAGATGAGAGAAActcaagagaagtatgaattTTCCCTTACTCTGCGTTTTGTGCTCGCCTTTGTGAATATGGATTATGATCTGATGGTTTTGATCTGTGCTTCTTTCCTTTACATAGGGAGTTAGATCAGCTTGGTTATGATAAACTCATCGAGATGGCATATGAGAAAATCAAGGTAAACTAATAACTGGCTCCTATCCAGCATTTTTTCTTGCTTCCCTAGCCAAGTCACTTATCTGCTTAACTCCAAGGTTCTTGGTTGATAACTCTGTCTCGTTTCTTGTACAGGCAAGTCGGCGTCATCACACCGTTGCTGGAAAAAACTCCGCTAACAAGATATCAAAGCAGGCTGCATCGGCTTTTGTTAAAAGGACGCTTGAACGATGCCGTCAGTTCGAAGAGACGGGCAAAAGCTGCTTCAGTGAGCCTGAAATTAAGGATATGTTCATCGCCAGGTTGGCAACAGCTCCTGCGGACAAGGAGGATAATCCGTCGACTTCAAGTACGATGTATTTACTAAAATAACGGCTTCTATTTACATACATATTCGCTCTACTAATTTGAGTCCTAATGCCTTTTCCCCTGACAGCACCCATTGGCTCACAGCCAAGCTCTACTTCTTTGGCACGCGTTGGGCAGAACTTGGAGAACTATGCCAATTGTTCTGATGCTGAAAATGCTTTACGAGAGCAAACGATAGGGAGAGAAGATACAGTTTGGTCCAATAGGGTCAAGAAGAGAGAGTTACTTCTTGATGATGTTGGTATTATTGGGACACAACTCTCAAGTAGTACAAAGGGAAAGAGAAGTGAGAGGGACAGAGATGGGAAAGGCCAGGCTTCATCTAGAAGCGGGACCAATAAGATCGGTCGGCCTTCCCTGTTCAATGCCAATGGTGAAAGAAAACAGAAAGCAAAGCCGAAGCAGGAGACAAATCAGATATCTTCATTTGTTAGG belongs to Brassica rapa cultivar Chiifu-401-42 chromosome A07, CAAS_Brap_v3.01, whole genome shotgun sequence and includes:
- the LOC103828304 gene encoding uncharacterized protein LOC103828304 isoform X3, coding for MERSSSFPERPAPSSHPNMLRGTSPLAQTDVTNFFQCLRFDPKVVAADHKSIRQGDFKRHVNFALGIQGDESPSTALKGKLIPEEIKRLKASLRENNVKARERVKIFNEASSVFNKFFPSVPTKKRSRPEGFSGDRLASGSGLSKMGIQGQTLLAGGFELDQQMLDERPKSGVPNKRTRTSMMDVRSNSVVRQSAAAVDRDKDIMRLANHNAVQGEERTSLGIDGWEKSKMKKKRSCIKTDCHPNLASSKVVDGYRDLKQSTQQKSMGDSRTRLNGDSNMLRQVAGNGATEYGRSDNLSQQASLAGYSPLSRGDSDHNSLYLEKRERSIGSDKERVNLRAVNKSNIHDEFNSSSLVSNTKPNASVRGPRTGTGLPPKLSPGLHNTPPSPSDWDISGCTNKPPPVSGVTHRKRMTSNRSSSPPVTQWASQRPQKISRTARRTSLVPIVSNKDETYLDNISDAGCSDTGFEFYKRSPAASPQLKIRGESSFSTAAFSESEESGPPEIKSKDKGKQFDEVDGKAAHNIPKVSIPALQSRKGNKRASGEEIGDGVRRQGRTGRGGFSSTRSLNPVGVEKLKNVGTTKQLRSARTILHKSESKVGRPPTRKLSDRKAYSRQRATATNASPLDFYAGSDDGHEELQAAVNSAVNFAQNFPNSFWKQMDRYFCFISDDHINFMKHQGELFSMGPSPVLTPPDFDSRDLYPEELATRTVDSKASPLYHRLLSALISEDSMSVNEDLQVDEFGAMHDLDDHSEFSVLMNNGFRNHEWLEHDESEDAILFKGVNNSAYHCNDKFSEHSPIDFSNIPYDKLGIDEKIYLEAQSIGISLEPMPSISNVEDEGIVDEIKKLEEAICKEGFKKKEMVDRLLKPALEMRETQEKELDQLGYDKLIEMAYEKIKASRRHHTVAGKNSANKISKQAASAFVKRTLERCRQFEETGKSCFSEPEIKDMFIARLATAPADKEDNPSTSTPIGSQPSSTSLARVGQNLENYANCSDAENALREQTIGREDTVWSNRVKKRELLLDDVGIIGTQLSSSTKGKRSERDRDGKGQASSRSGTNKIGRPSLFNANGERKQKAKPKQETNQISSFVRSPEQPKAPLPNSNEANGEYDNLEALEDTEPILDFSQLQIPDGFGGPEFDAQPGDISSWFNMDEEEDFDILELGVPMDDLAGLNIKF